TACTGTGCCGCACAAAGCTGCCCCTTCTCTTCCTCTGCGAACTTAAGCCATTTCGGGGATATTCATCGACTGCCTGATGCTCCCGTTTGTGTCAAGACTACCTCCATAGTAAAAAGTAGCGTAGATAACTGTCATGAATCTTCCTCTTTTgttcattctctcttttttttttttatatctttttcaCTACTATTTACCATATACCATCGCTATTATCGTTGTGTGGTCGTCAGAGTAATCGGCCAACAATATTTAAGTGAGTATCAGAGTTGTTTTGTGAGTTAttgttaaaattttagttttctgTGATAGAGTTGACTTCAATTAAATTAGGGACTGTTTTGGAGTTTGATAGAAGTTTTAGCTGCTATCGAGAAAGGGGTGTTTAACACCATTCGATTTAGTGTAATGCAACAATATAGAATATTAACATAATAGTACAGTGTATTTGCatttttttggatttattttagTTGGTAATGTTTGGTTTTATCAATTTTAGTGTGTAgggatattttaaaaatatttgctAATTTGTTATTTGTCTCGtcaactaaaaggaaaaaaaaaaaaatagtgttttCACTTTTCAGTCTTTAGAAAAGACTGAActaaaatatctatatatttttgtatttatagttcaatcttttgtaaaaactaaatttgcacaacttatttttttttgcaaattgTTTCTAAAATCACTCTGTTTTACCACTTAAGcataagaataattataaaaaacaaaagcataataattataaataggGATTTTCACCCTGTAATAATCTCAAGTCTTCCCTTAAGGGAAAGAAAGTACACTAATTTTCTTCAAAGTCGACCCACTAATTCATTTTATACATAGTttagataaataattattgagtaattataatattaaattaatctataTTCAGATTtctgtctttttttttaaagaaaaaacgaaaaagagaataaatatcaGCAAATACTGcttaattaatgtaaatatttaCGTACCGACAATTCATAAATATAGCAATTtcgtgaaaataaaaaaaaatcgatataATAATACTCCTAATTAACCTCGatattagttttttcttttttggagaaAAGCAGTCTTAATATTAACATATCAGTGATTAACCTAAAAATCAATTGACTATATTCTTAGTATAACAGCGATTAAATTCTAAATCAATTAACTATAATTATTCTAAATACTTACTAACCCATATATCAATTAAATTGTATGTTTTGAGTTCTTGTAGTTGTAACCTTTTTAGCTGCTATTCTTGTTTAGATAAATTAGGCTAGTTTTGCAATTACCCAATATCCAAATTACAATTGAGAGGGCAATGGGACATTACTACCAAGGCCAAAGGCCAATATGAAGGCCGGATTTCGGGCCCAATAATTCGAACAAATGGGTCTCCTCATTGTTCCAATCTCCTCGGTCGTATGGTCTCGGCAAAGCGGGCAAAGCAACGACCTCAACAGAAGCCACTGATCAATGCAACCTTTATGAAATGCATGCTTGCAGTTAGGCAGAACACGAAGCTCGTCTCCATGCTTGAACTCCGCCAAACATATGACACAGTTCCTGGGCTCAAACGATGACGTAAAACAGTAAGACGATGAAGGACTTGAAGACACATCGCCATAGATATATACAGGCATGGTAGTGAGTTGGCTGCTACTTGTGGATGGGGGAGGTTTAGAggaaggagagttcagttgatGCCGAAAGCAGGTGAAGAGGGAGATGAACAAAGAGATTACAAACATAGCTGCAATGACAGATGTTGCACATATGGTAACAATTCTTTCTCGATTTCCAAATGGATGTTCGAATAAGGAATCTTTAAGCAGGCGTCTGTAACTGTAACCGAGATAGTCCACTGAATTCATGGTTGGGTGAAGAGGGGAAGGAGGAATGTTTGAAGGTTTTCTCTTCAGTTAGGTTTTGAACAGAATATATAAAAGGTTCCTAGTTTAGTGCAGCAAGTGTACAagcaaataaaaagaaatatcagAGCATTGAAGGGTCGTTAATCATGCTTGGATTATTATGTTAAAAAATGAAGCTCAGCAATATGGTTAATGGTGAAACAGCAGTTCGTTGTCATACCTTTTTAGCTTTCCTTGACACTTTTTATCAGCAAACTATCCTGCAACTTTGTTCGAAGAGCTTGGGAAGGATCCCATATTACAAATAATCATCACTAAGCTAATTGCAGATAAGTTAAATCACCGTTTTTTAACCAACCATTCCGAAGCCAGGTTAGTTGGATCACGATTCAGGTGAT
The nucleotide sequence above comes from Benincasa hispida cultivar B227 chromosome 3, ASM972705v1, whole genome shotgun sequence. Encoded proteins:
- the LOC120072847 gene encoding RING-H2 finger protein ATL79-like, giving the protein MNSVDYLGYSYRRLLKDSLFEHPFGNRERIVTICATSVIAAMFVISLFISLFTCFRHQLNSPSSKPPPSTSSSQLTTMPVYIYGDVSSSPSSSYCFTSSFEPRNCVICLAEFKHGDELRVLPNCKHAFHKGCIDQWLLLRSLLCPLCRDHTTEEIGTMRRPICSNYWARNPAFILAFGLGSNVPLPSQL